Proteins from one Ricinus communis isolate WT05 ecotype wild-type chromosome 9, ASM1957865v1, whole genome shotgun sequence genomic window:
- the LOC8278756 gene encoding probable acylpyruvase FAHD1, mitochondrial, producing MATACSGVQKLLQVGTKIVAVGRNYAAHAKELGNAVPKEPVLFLKPTSSYLENGGTIEIPHPLESLDHEVELAVVIGQKARDVPQTTAMDYVGGYALALDMTAREIQASAKSAGLPWSVAKGQDTFTPISSVLPKSAVPDPDNLELWLKVDGDIRQKGSTNDMIFKIPYLISHISSIMTLFEGDVILTGTPQGVGPVKVGQRITAGITDLLNVHFNVEKRRRPGSA from the exons atggcAACGGCATGTTCAGGCGTACAAAAGCTACTGCAGGTTGGTACAAAGATCGTAGCTGTAGGCCGTAACTACGCAGCTCACGCCAAAGAGCTCGGAAACGCCGTTCCTAAG GAGCCAGTATTATTCCTCAAACCGACGTCGTCGTACTTAGAGAACGGAGGCACAATCGAGATTCCACATCCCTTAGAATCGCTAGATCATGAAGTGGAGCTCGCCGTCGTGATCGGCCAAAAGGCTCGCGATGTGCCTCAAACCACTGCCATGGATTATGTTGGAG GTTATGCTCTTGCCTTGGATATGACTGCAAGGGAAATCCAGGCTTCTGCCAAG TCTGCAGGACTTCCATGGAGTGTAGCTAAAGGGCAGGATACTTTCACACCAATTAGTTCTGTT CTCCCCAAGTCCGCTGTGCCTGACCCTGACAACTTGGAACTGTGGTTAAAG GTAGATGGAGACATACGGCAGAAAGGTTCCACCAATGATATGATCTTTAAGATCCCATATCTTATTAGTCACATAAGTTCCATCATGACACTTTTTGAAGGGGATGTTATATTAACAG GCACTCCACAAGGCGTTGGACCTGTAAAAGTAGGTCAAAGGATAACTGCGGGCATAACTGATCTTCTTAATGTTCACTTTAACGTTGAAAAACGCAGAAGGCCTGGAAGTGCTTAA
- the LOC8278755 gene encoding lipoamide acyltransferase component of branched-chain alpha-keto acid dehydrogenase complex, mitochondrial, translated as MITRRFWQRRVWSSGTRSLYPYTRPSSSTPAAVLTERKHQSLLDLSYYASASFTLTNTSVEVRNRYKENRCWFTSHALADVPIGGGVVDVPLAQTGEGIAECELLQWFVQEGDEVEEFQPLCEVQSDKATIEITSRYKGKVAQILYVPGDIVKVGETLLKMAVEESLASIPRVDGLKDTKALDLEQEKSQIGGVLCTPAVRHLAKQYGIDLNDVSGTGKDGKILKEDILNYGIQKGVIEDSPGASNADSGNQLKKGKEKSTCTSAEVGQLYDDKTVPLRGFQRTMVKTMSIAAKVPHFHYVEEINCNALVELKASFQSNNTDPGIKHTFLPLLIKSLSMALSKYPWMNSCFNEEAIEVLLKGSHNIGIAMATPHGLVVPNIKNVQSLSILEITKELARLQQLALDNKLNPEDITGGTISLSNIGAIGGKFGAPIINLPEVAIIAIGRIQKVPQFADDGNVYPASIMTVNIGADHRVLDGATVARFCNEWKQLIEKPELLMLVLR; from the exons ATGATTACAAGAAGGTTTTGGCAGAGACGGGTTTGGAGCTCCGGCACGCGCTCTCTATATCCATACACTCGCCCATCCTCGTCAACGCCGGCCGCTGTATTAACTGAGCGAAAACATCAATCTCTTCTCGACCTCTCTTACTATGCTTCCGCGTCGTTTACATTAACTAATACATCTGTTGAAGTGAGGAATAGGTATAAGGAGAATAGATGTTGGTTCACGAGTCATGCTTTAGCGGATGTTCCCATAGGAGGAGGAGTAGTCGATGTGCCTTTAGCGCAAACTGGTGAAGGTATTGCCGAATGTGAACTTCTTCAATGGTTTGTACAAGAG GGTGATGAAGTTGAGGAATTCCAACCACTATGTGAAGTGCAGAGCGACAAAGCTACTATTGAGATAACAAGTCGTTATAAGGGGAAAGTCGCTCAAATCCTTTATGTTCCTGGAGATATTGTAAAG GTTGGAGAAACTCTTTTGAAAATGGCTGTTGAAGAATCTCTTGCTTCTATACCAAGGGTTGATGGTCTCAAAGATACAAAGGCACTTGATTTAGAGCAGGAAAAGAGTCAAATTGGTGGAGTCTTGTGCACACCAGCTGTGCGGCACCTTGCAAAGCAATATGGTATAGATTTAAATGATGTCAGCGGAACTGGTAAGGATGGAAAGATACTAAAAGAAGATATACTTAATTATGGTATTCAGAAGGGAGTTATTGAAGATTCTCCGGGCGCTTCAAATGCTGATTCTGGAAACCAATTAAAGAAGGGGAAAGAGAAAAGCACTTGTACATCAGCTGAAGTAGGGCAGCTTTATGATGACAAGACAGTTCCCTTGAG GGGTTTCCAACGAACAATGGTGAAAACAATGTCCATAGCTGCAAAAGTTCCACATTTTCATTATGTAGAAGAGATTAATTGCAATGCTCTAGTGGAGCTTAAAGCATCTTTCCAGAGTAATAATACTGATCCAGGGATTAAGCATACTTTCCTTCCATTATTGATAAAATCGCTTTCAATGGCACTAAGCAAGTATCCCTGGATGAATAGTTGCTTCAATGAGGAGGCCATAGAGGTGTTATTAAAAG GCTCCCACAATATTGGAATTGCCATGGCTACTCCACATGGTCTTGTTGTACCCAACATAAAGAATGTCCAATCTCTATCTATCTTAGAG ATAACGAAGGAATTGGCTCGGTTACAACAATTGGCACTAGATAACAAGCTTAACCCTGAGGATATAACTGGTGGAACAATATCGCTCAGCAATATTGGTGCAATCGGGGGGAAGTTTGGCGCCCCAATCATCAACTTGCCTGAAGTTGCCATCATAGCAATTGGCCGAATTCAGAAGGTTCCGCAGTTTGCAGATGATGGAAATGTGTATCCTGCATCGATCATGACA GTAAATATTGGTGCGGATCACAGAGTTTTAGATGGGGCCACAGTTGCAAGATTTTGCAATGAGTGGAAACAGTTAATTGAAAAACCAGAACTACTAATGTTGGTTTTGAGATGA